A part of Saimiri boliviensis isolate mSaiBol1 chromosome 13, mSaiBol1.pri, whole genome shotgun sequence genomic DNA contains:
- the LOC141580852 gene encoding syncytin-1-like, with product MLYILILLLHPRLCPVTKGGLGKPSGDVYTALFGAPCDCKGGTQTNNYATPTYTQVTDCGDKNAYLTYDTNWNGVSSPKWLCVRKPPSIPVINGRPGPCPSECRGNIEPQMHSSCYSSFSQCTLDNNTYFTAILQRTMGPSETNPVTSGLQPHGVLQAGCEGEVGKSVCWNQQAPIHVSDGGGPQDAVRELYVQKQIELIIQSQFPKLSYHPLARSKPRGPDIDAQMLDILSATHQALNISNPSLAQNCWLCLNQGTSMPLAFPVNISSFNASQNNCTPSLPFRVQPMPSQVYPCFFKGAQNNSFDIPVGVANFVNCSSSSNHSEALCPGPGQAFVCGNNLAFTALPANWTGSCVLAALLPDIDIISGDDPVPVPTFDYIAGRQKRAVTLIPLLVGLGVSAAVATGTAGLGVAVQSYTKLSHQLINDVQALSSTINDLQDQLDSLAEVVLQNRRGLDLLTAEQGGICLALQERCCFYANKSGIVRDKIKNLQEDLERRRKALADNPFLTGLNGLLPYLLPFLGPLFAIILFFSFAPWILRRVTVLIRNQLNSLLGKPIQIHYHQLATRDLEYGRL from the coding sequence atgctctacaTCCTCATCCTCCTACTGCACCCACGCCTCTGCCCAGTCACAAAGGGAGGACTTGGAAAGCCATCCGGAGACGTCTACACTGCCCTCTTTGGAGCGCCATGTGACTGTAAAGGGGGGACTCAGACCAATAATTACGCCACCCCAACTTACACTCAGGTAACAGATTGTGGGGACAAAAATGCCTATCTTACCTATGACACCAATTGGAATGGAGTATCTTCACCTAAGTGGCTTTGTGTGCGCAAGCCTCCTAGTATACCGGTCATTAATGGCCGCCCAGGCCCGTGCCCAAGCGAGTGCAGAGGCAACATTGAACCCCAGATGCACTCCTCCTGCTATTCTAGTTTCTCACAGTGTACTCTTgacaataatacttattttactgccATTCTACAAAGAACAATGGGCCCCTCAGAAACCAATCCTGTCACCAGCGGCCTACAACCTCATGGGGTCCTCCAGGCCGGATGCGAGGGCGAGGTTGGAAAATCTGTTTGTTGGAATCAGCAAGCCCCTATTCACGTCTCCGACGGTGGCGGACCCCAAGATGCTGTGAGAGAGctttatgtacaaaaacaaatagagcttATTATTCAAAGCCAATTCCCTAAGTTATCCTACCACCCCCTAGCTCGCTCAAAACCAAGAGGACCTGACATTGATGCGCAAATGCTTGATATTCTGtcagccacccaccaggccctcaatatctccaaccccagcctagcccaaaattgctggttatgcttaaatcaaggtacctccatgcccctagccttccctgtcaatatatctagttttaatgcctcacaaaataattgcacccccagcttaccctttagagtccagcccatgccttcccaagtatacccttgcttctttaaaggtgcacaaaacaacagctttgatattccggttggcgttgccaactttgtaaactgctccagtagttccaaccacagtgaggccctttgccctggcccaggccaagcttttgtttgcggcaacaacctcgcctttactgctctgcctgcaaactggacagggtcatgtgtgttagccgccctcctgccagatatagacattatttctggtgatgaccctgtccctgtccctacctttgactatattGCAGGGCGGCAGAAACGAGCCGTTACACTGATTCCCCTGCTAGTAGGATTGGGTGTCTCTGCAGCAGTCGCTACCGGTACAGCAGGACTCGGGGTGGCTGTTCAATCTTACACAAAACTTTCCCATCAACTTATTAATGACGTCCAAGCCTTGTCTAGCACCATCAATGACTTACAGGACCAACTAGATTCCCTAGCCGAAGTAGtcctacaaaacagaagaggcttagacctactcactgcagaacagggaggtatctgtttggctctacaggaacgttgctgcttttatgccaacaagtcaggaattgtccgagataaaataaaaaatctacaagaagacCTCGAACGAAGACGCAAGGCACTTGCAGATaatcccttcctcaccggcctcaatggacttctcccttacctcctccccttccttggacccttattcgctatcatcctgttcttctcttttgcccCCTGGATCCTAAGACGAGTAACAGTGCTAATCAGGAATCAGCTTAATTCCCTACTGGGAAAGCCCatacaaatccactatcaccaactagcaacgcgtgatctagaatatggcagactgtag